The sequence below is a genomic window from Nicotiana tomentosiformis chromosome 6, ASM39032v3, whole genome shotgun sequence.
gacgacctctaccgtgctggaattgACCCCCAGAAGgtgcaccgctgaatccaccctgaccaagaggcctcttggcctccctcttaaCACTCTCCTGACCGCAAaacatctcaatctgccgagcaatgtcgaaaacctcatcaaaggtagtaCCCGACACCCtatctctggtcatgagcaactgtagctgataagtgagaccatcaataaacctcgtGATCCTCTCCCAGTTTGTGGGAAcaaaccagatagcatgacgggccaactctgagaatcgcatctcatactgcatcacagacatatcaccatggcgaagccgctcaaactgtctgcgcagctcctctctgcaggactgaggcacgaacttctccaaaatgaCCACGGAGAGTTGCTGCCAAGTAAGGAGTGTTGCTCCAATcggcctatgcctctcgtaagtctcccaccaacttagtgcagccccagaaaactgaaaggtagtgaatgagaccccacaagtctctagGATACCAgctgtatggagtatcctctgacacctgtccaagaagtcctgagcatcctctctctctgtgccactaaaaAGTGGAGGCTGGAggctcccaaacctctccaacctacgttgatcatcctcaggcatagcaggaaccacaaaATACTGAGCAGCTGCAATCGGTTGGGCTAGTGGttcccccggtgtctggagtccctaaaCAACCTACTCGGGT
It includes:
- the LOC138894550 gene encoding uncharacterized protein yields the protein MPEDDQRRLERFGSLQPPLFSGTEREDAQDFLDRCQRILHTAGILETCGVSFTTFQFSGAALSWWETYERHRPIGATLLTWQQLSVVILEKFVPQSCREELRRQFERLRHGDMSVMQYEMRFSELARHAIWFVPTNWERITRFIDGLTYQLQLLMTRDRVSGTTFDEVFDIARQIEMFCGQESVKREAKRPLGQGGFSGAPSGGQFQHGRGRHFSLA